In a single window of the Panthera leo isolate Ple1 chromosome A1, P.leo_Ple1_pat1.1, whole genome shotgun sequence genome:
- the SLITRK1 gene encoding SLIT and NTRK-like protein 1: MLLWILLLETSLCFAAGNVTGDVCKEKICSCNEIEGDLHVDCEKKGFTSLQRFTAPTSQFYHLFLHGNSLTRLFPNEFANFYNAVSLHMENNGLHEIVPGAFLGLQLVKRLHINNNKIKSFRKQTFLGLDDLEYLQADFNLLRDIDPGAFQDLNKLEVLILNDNLISTLPANVFQYVPITHLDLRGNRLKTLPYEEVLEQIPGIAEILLEDNPWDCTCDLLSLKEWLENIPKNALIGRVVCEAPTRLQGKDLNETTEQDLCPLKNRVDSSLPAPPAQEETFAPGPLPTPFKTNGQEDHATPGSAPNGGTKIPGNWQIKIRPTAAIATGGARNKPQTNGLPCPGGCSCDHIPGSGLKMNCNNRNVSSLADLKPKLSNVQELFLRDNKIHSIRKSHFVDYKNLILLDLGNNNIATVENNTFKNLLDLRWLYMDSNYLDTLSREKFAGLQNLEYLNVEYNAIQLILPGTFNAMPKLRILILNNNLLRSLPVDVFAGVSLSKLSLHNNYFMYLPVAGVLDQLTSIIQIDLHGNPWECSCTIVPFKQWAERLGSEVLMSDLKCETPVNFFRKDFMLLSNDEICPQLYARISPTLTSHSKNSTGLAETGTHSNSYLDTSRVSISVLVPGLLLVFVTSAFTVVGMLVFILRNRKRSKRRDANSSASEINSLQTVCDSSYWHNGPYNADGAHRVYDCGSHSLSD; this comes from the coding sequence atgctgctttggattctgttgctGGAGACGTCTCTTTGTTTTGCCGCTGGAAACGTTACAGGGGACGTTTGTAAAGAGAAGATCTGTTCCTGCAATGAGATAGAAGGGGACCTGCACGTAGACTGTGAAAAAAAGGGCTTTACAAGTCTGCAGCGTTTCACCGCCCCGACTTCCCAGTTTTACCATCTATTTCTGCATGGTAATTCCCTCACTCGACTTTTCCCTAATGAGTTTGCTAACTTTTATAATGCGGTTAGTTTGCACATGGAAAACAATGGCTTGCATGAAATCGTTCCTGGGGCTTTTCTGGGGCTGCAGCTGGTGAAAAGGCTGCacatcaacaacaacaagatCAAATCTTTTCGAAAGCAGACTTTTCTGGGTCTGGACGATCTGGAATACCTCCAGGCCGATTTTAATTTATTACGGGATATAGACCCGGGGGCCTTCCAGGACTTGAACAAGCTGGAGGTACTCATTTTAAATGACAATCTCATCAGCACCCTACCTGCCAACGTGTTCCAGTatgtgcccatcacccacctcgaCCTCCGGGGAAACAGGCTGAAAACGCTGCCCTATGAGGAGGTCTTGGAGCAAATCCCTGGCATTGCTGAGATCCTGCTAGAGGATAACCCGTGGGACTGCACCTGTGATCTCCTCTCCCTGAAAGAATGGCTGGAAAACATTCCCAAAAATGCTCTGATCGGCCGAGTTGTCTGTGAAGCCCCCACCAGACTGCAGGGGAAAGACCTCAATGAAACCACGGAACAGGACTTGTGTCCTTTGAAAAACAGAGTGGATTCCAGTCTCCCGGCGCCCCCTGCCCAAGAAGAGACCTTCGCTCCTGGACCCCTGCCAACTCCTTTCAAGACAAATGGGCAAGAGGATCATGCCACCCCAGGGTCTGCTCCAAACGGAGGTACAAAGATCCCAGGCAACTGGCAGATCAAAATAAGACCCACTGCTGCGATAGCGACCGGAGGCGCCAGAAACAAGCCCCAAACCAATGGCTTGCCTTGCCCTGGGGGCTGCAGCTGCGACCACATCCCAGGGTCGGGTTTAAAGATGAACTGCAACAACCGGAACGTGAGCAGCTTGGCTGATTTGAAGCCCAAGCTTTCCAATGTGCAGGAGCTTTTCCTTCGAGATAACAAGATACATAGCATCCGAAAATCGCACTTTGTGGATTACAAGAATCTCATTCTGTTAGACCTCGGCAACAACAACATTGCCACCGTAGAGAACAACACTTTTAAGAACCTTTTGGACCTCAGGTGGCTGTATATGGATAGCAATTACCTGGACACTCTGTCCCGGGAGAAATTCGCCGGGCTGCAAAACCTCGAGTATCTGAACGTGGAGTACAATGCAATCCAGCTCATCCTTCCTGGCACCTTCAATGCCATGCCCAAACTAAGGATCCTCATTCTCAACAACAACTTGCTGAGGTCCCTACCCGTGGACGTGTTCGCTGGGGTCTCGCTCTCTAAGCTCAGTCTGCACAACAATTATTTCATGTACCTTCCAGTGGCAGGGGTACTGGACCAGTTAACCTCCATCATCCAGATAGACCTGCACGGAAACCCTTGGGAGTGTTCCTGCACCATTGTGCCTTTTAAGCAATGGGCAGAACGCCTGGGTTCCGAAGTGCTGATGAGCGACCTCAAGTGTGAGACGCCGGTGAACTTCTTTAGGAAGGATTTCATGCTCCTCTCCAATGACGAGATCTGCCCCCAGCTGTACGCGAGGATCTCGCCCACGCTAACTTCGCACAGTAAAAACAGCACTGGGTTGGCGGAGACCGGGACGCACTCCAACTCCTATCTAGACACCAGCAGGGTGTCCATCTCGGTGTTGGTCCCGGGACTGCTGCTGGTGTTTGTCACCTCCGCCTTCACTGTAGTGGGCATGCTCGTGTTTATCCTGAGGAATAGAAAACGATCTAAGAGAAGGGACGCCAACTCCTCGGCGTCCGAAATTAATTCCCTACAGACAGTCTGTGACTCTTCCTACTGGCACAATGGGCCTTACAACGCAGATGGGGCCCACAGAGTATATGACTGTGGCTCCCACTCACTCTCAGACTAA